AGTGGTTTTGAGCTGTTATTTCACTGGGAGCTGGCCCCCAATGACGAGTGCATTGCCTTCGGGCAGCTGTTTGCGGAGCCGTGTCATTCACCCGAACAAAAAACAGAACGTCATGCTCATCTGGCGTCCGCTTGTCGAAGCATCTTTACCGCTTCGTTGAATGAACCTGACGAAGCGGTAGAGATGCTTCGACAAGCGGACGCCAGATGAGCATGACGTTCTGTTTTTTGCCTTATTTTCCACTGCCTAAAACCACTATCCACCATGTGTTTAGCAATTCCCGGTAAGATAAAATCCATCGAGCTGCAATACGGCGGGCTGGTCCGCATGGCGAAGGTGGAGTTCGGCGGTATCGTCAAAGAAGCCAGCCTGGACATGGTGCCGCACGCCAAAATCGGCGACTACGTGCTGGTACACGTGGGCGTGGCCATCACCATCGTGGACGAGGAGGAAGCCGCCAAATCCTTCGCCTACCTGCGCGAAATCGGGGAGCTGGATGAGCTGGTGGCCGGCAGCCAAATCGAT
Above is a genomic segment from Hymenobacter psoromatis containing:
- a CDS encoding hydrogenase assembly protein HypC; amino-acid sequence: MCLAIPGKIKSIELQYGGLVRMAKVEFGGIVKEASLDMVPHAKIGDYVLVHVGVAITIVDEEEAAKSFAYLREIGELDELVAGSQIDRPY